The following are from one region of the Hymenobacter sp. YIM 151858-1 genome:
- the trmD gene encoding tRNA (guanosine(37)-N1)-methyltransferase TrmD, which yields MRFDIVTCQPELLTSPFAHSIVRRAQDKGLAEIHLHDLRRFAINKHGQIDDYAFGGGAGMVLRPEPIAACLDALLAERTYDAIIYLTPDGPTFRQAAANRLSLTQNIILLCGHYKGIDERIREEYVTEEISIGDFVLSGGELGAAVVVDAVVRLLPGVLGNEESALSDSFQDGLLAPPVYTRPAEWRGREVPSILISGDTPKVDEWRQEKALERTRQRRPDLLADLPAEAFEVPQPRRRRKKPNA from the coding sequence ATGCGCTTCGATATCGTAACCTGCCAGCCCGAGCTGCTCACCAGCCCCTTTGCCCACTCTATTGTGCGGCGGGCGCAGGATAAAGGCTTGGCCGAGATTCACCTGCACGACCTGCGCCGGTTTGCCATCAACAAGCACGGCCAGATCGACGATTACGCCTTTGGCGGCGGCGCGGGCATGGTGTTGCGGCCCGAGCCCATTGCCGCTTGCCTCGATGCGTTGCTGGCCGAGCGCACGTACGACGCCATCATTTACCTTACCCCCGACGGGCCTACGTTTCGACAGGCGGCGGCCAACCGCCTTTCGCTGACGCAGAACATTATCCTGCTCTGCGGCCACTACAAAGGCATCGACGAGCGGATTCGGGAGGAGTACGTGACCGAGGAAATCAGCATTGGCGACTTTGTGCTGAGCGGCGGCGAGCTGGGTGCAGCTGTGGTAGTAGACGCCGTGGTGCGCCTGCTGCCGGGCGTCTTGGGCAACGAAGAATCGGCCCTGAGCGACTCCTTTCAGGATGGCTTGCTGGCTCCACCCGTGTACACCCGCCCGGCGGAGTGGCGCGGCCGCGAGGTTCCGAGCATTCTGATATCGGGCGATACGCCCAAAGTGGACGAGTGGCGCCAGGAAAAAGCCCTGGAGCGCACCCGCCAGCGACGCCCCGATTTGTTGGCCGATTTGCCTGCTGAGGCATTTGAAGTGCCCCAACCTAGGCGGCGTCGCAAAAAACCTAACGCTTAG
- the rimM gene encoding ribosome maturation factor RimM (Essential for efficient processing of 16S rRNA), giving the protein MTTDECYELGFVVKAHGLKGQLVAELDVDNIEDYLGAEEVYVERPVGSGKLYRFEVQRLSVQAGTRVLLKLKNVDRIEDAELFRGLKLYRPLSDLPELDEDQFYFHDVVGYTVVDANLGKLGIVESFYEMPEQDLLAMNYQGKEVLIPVVDELVQYADEEARELHVTLPEGLLDVYLNPTSRERDEPDEFDEP; this is encoded by the coding sequence ATGACCACCGACGAGTGCTACGAATTAGGCTTTGTGGTGAAAGCGCACGGCCTGAAAGGCCAGCTAGTAGCCGAGCTCGACGTCGACAACATCGAGGATTACCTCGGCGCGGAAGAAGTGTACGTAGAGCGCCCGGTAGGCTCGGGCAAGCTGTACCGCTTTGAGGTACAACGCTTATCAGTACAGGCGGGCACGCGCGTGCTGCTCAAGCTCAAAAATGTGGATCGGATCGAAGACGCCGAGCTGTTCCGCGGGCTTAAGCTCTACCGCCCCTTGTCCGATTTGCCGGAACTCGACGAGGACCAATTTTACTTTCACGACGTTGTCGGCTACACCGTGGTTGATGCCAACCTAGGCAAGCTAGGCATTGTGGAGAGCTTCTACGAGATGCCCGAGCAGGACTTGCTGGCCATGAATTACCAAGGCAAGGAAGTGCTGATTCCGGTGGTAGATGAGCTGGTGCAATACGCCGACGAGGAAGCCCGCGAGCTGCACGTAACGCTGCCCGAAGGCCTGCTCGATGTGTACCTCAACCCCACGTCGCGCGAGCGAGACGAACCCGACGAGTTCGACGAGCCCTAG
- a CDS encoding 30S ribosomal protein S16 — MAVKIRLARRGRKKAAMYDIVVADSRSPRDGRFIEKLGTYNPLTNPATINFDADKAFDWLMKGAQPTDTVRAMLSYRGVLFRKHLQLGVIKGAISQDVADQRFTQWIEEKNAKIESKRTNVGTAKDEARKQQLAAETKVREARAEALRQKQAAATATEAPAAEGETAEAPAENAEEANA, encoded by the coding sequence ATGGCAGTTAAAATCCGCCTCGCCCGTCGCGGCCGCAAGAAGGCCGCAATGTACGACATCGTAGTTGCTGACTCCCGCTCGCCCCGCGACGGCCGCTTCATCGAGAAGCTCGGCACCTACAACCCGCTCACCAACCCGGCTACCATCAACTTCGACGCCGACAAGGCTTTCGATTGGCTGATGAAAGGCGCTCAGCCGACCGATACGGTGCGTGCTATGCTGTCGTACCGCGGTGTGCTGTTCCGCAAGCACCTGCAACTCGGCGTTATCAAGGGCGCCATCTCGCAGGACGTAGCCGATCAGCGCTTCACTCAGTGGATTGAGGAGAAGAACGCCAAGATCGAAAGCAAGCGCACCAACGTGGGCACCGCCAAGGACGAAGCTCGCAAGCAGCAGCTTGCCGCCGAAACCAAAGTACGCGAAGCCCGTGCCGAAGCGCTGCGTCAGAAGCAGGCTGCTGCCACCGCAACCGAAGCTCCGGCTGCCGAAGGCGAAACTGCTGAGGCTCCGGCCGAAAATGCCGAAGAAGCCAACGCCTAA
- a CDS encoding acyl-CoA desaturase, which translates to MPILLFFVGHWYLSLFVQTFYLHRYAAHKMYTMNRFWERFFFGLTYAAQGSSFLSPRAYALLHRMHHAYSDTEKDPHSPHFSSNAFTMMWKTKNIYNSVLNNDYELAKRFEGDYPVWNALERLGDNWKSRVGWGTAYVLFYVAFATAWWQYLLLPIHFLMGPIHGAIVNWSGHKYGYQNFDNNDKSRNSLFFDFLTGGELFQNNHHKLPMRVNFGVKWWEVDPTYPVIWTLDKLGIIKLKRKVAAQEPERLAA; encoded by the coding sequence ATGCCGATTCTGCTGTTTTTCGTCGGGCACTGGTACCTGTCGCTGTTCGTGCAGACGTTTTACCTGCACCGCTACGCAGCGCACAAAATGTACACCATGAACCGGTTCTGGGAGCGGTTCTTCTTTGGGCTAACTTATGCGGCGCAAGGGTCTTCGTTCCTCTCGCCGCGTGCTTACGCGCTGTTGCACCGCATGCACCATGCCTACTCCGACACCGAGAAGGACCCGCACTCGCCGCACTTTTCGTCGAATGCCTTCACGATGATGTGGAAAACGAAAAACATTTACAACTCGGTTCTGAACAACGACTACGAGCTGGCCAAGCGTTTCGAGGGGGACTACCCCGTGTGGAACGCCCTGGAGCGCCTCGGCGACAACTGGAAGTCGCGCGTGGGTTGGGGCACGGCTTATGTGCTGTTTTACGTGGCGTTTGCCACGGCCTGGTGGCAGTACCTATTGTTACCCATCCACTTTCTAATGGGCCCGATTCACGGCGCCATCGTCAACTGGAGCGGCCACAAGTACGGCTACCAGAATTTCGATAACAACGACAAGTCGCGCAACTCCTTGTTCTTCGACTTCCTCACCGGCGGCGAGCTGTTCCAAAACAACCACCACAAGCTGCCCATGCGCGTCAACTTCGGCGTGAAGTGGTGGGAAGTAGACCCCACCTACCCCGTCATCTGGACCTTGGATAAGTTGGGCATCATCAAACTCAAGCGCAAAGTAGCGGCCCAAGAGCCCGAGCGCCTGGCTGCCTAG
- a CDS encoding RluA family pseudouridine synthase: protein MNRPAIWSEQKEILFEDNHLLVLNKTAGTLVQGDETGDEPLSSKAAEYLRLKYKKPGNAFVGVCHRLDRPVTGVVVLAKTSKALSRLNEMFRDNHMHKTYWALVGKAPQQSEGTLVHWLVKDPMRNVTKAYPQKHQQGQRAELHYKVLAQVGHRYLIEVNPITGRPHQIRVQLATGLGTPITGDVKYGAMAPLPDLSIALHARRLRFKHPVTQQEMDVTAPLPDAEVWNPVRELELA, encoded by the coding sequence GTGAATAGACCTGCCATTTGGTCGGAGCAGAAGGAAATTCTGTTCGAAGACAACCACCTGCTGGTGCTCAACAAAACCGCCGGCACCCTGGTGCAAGGCGATGAAACAGGCGACGAACCGCTCTCGTCGAAAGCAGCCGAATACCTGCGCCTGAAGTATAAAAAGCCCGGCAATGCGTTTGTGGGCGTGTGCCACCGCCTCGATCGGCCCGTTACGGGCGTGGTAGTGCTGGCCAAAACCAGCAAAGCCCTAAGCCGCCTGAACGAAATGTTCCGCGACAACCACATGCACAAAACCTATTGGGCATTGGTGGGCAAAGCGCCGCAGCAAAGCGAAGGCACCTTGGTGCACTGGCTGGTAAAAGACCCCATGCGCAACGTTACCAAGGCCTATCCGCAAAAGCACCAGCAGGGCCAGCGGGCCGAATTGCACTACAAAGTGCTGGCGCAAGTGGGCCACCGCTACCTGATCGAGGTGAACCCGATTACGGGCCGGCCCCACCAGATTCGGGTGCAGCTCGCCACCGGCCTCGGTACGCCCATCACCGGCGATGTAAAGTACGGGGCCATGGCCCCCCTGCCCGACCTCAGCATTGCGCTGCACGCCCGGCGCCTGCGCTTTAAGCACCCCGTTACGCAGCAGGAAATGGACGTTACCGCCCCGCTGCCCGACGCAGAAGTGTGGAACCCGGTGCGCGAGCTGGAGCTGGCCTAG
- the panB gene encoding 3-methyl-2-oxobutanoate hydroxymethyltransferase: MSQHKEIKRVTTHQLLAMKQRGERISMLTAYDYSMAKILDGAGIDVLLVGDSASNVMAGHETTLPITLDQMIYHAASVVRAVGRAFVVVDMPFGSYQGNSSEALRSAIRIMKESGGHGVKLEGGAEIKDSIIRILTAGIPVMGHLGLTPQSIYKFGTYTVRAKEEAEAQKLLEDAKLLEELGCFALVLEKIPSALARQVAEQLTIPVIGIGAGPDVDGQVLVVHDMLGITQEFKPRFLRRYAELGDLMHQAVTQYIDDVKSRDFPNEKEAY, from the coding sequence ATGTCGCAGCACAAGGAAATCAAGCGCGTAACCACGCACCAACTGCTGGCCATGAAGCAGCGCGGCGAGCGAATTTCGATGCTCACCGCCTACGATTACTCGATGGCCAAAATCCTCGACGGCGCCGGCATCGATGTGCTGCTTGTGGGCGACTCGGCCTCCAACGTAATGGCCGGCCACGAAACCACGCTGCCCATTACCCTCGACCAGATGATTTACCACGCCGCTTCGGTGGTGCGCGCCGTAGGCCGGGCTTTTGTGGTGGTGGATATGCCGTTTGGCTCGTACCAGGGCAACTCGTCGGAGGCGTTGCGTTCGGCCATCCGCATCATGAAGGAATCGGGCGGGCACGGCGTAAAGCTGGAGGGCGGCGCCGAAATCAAAGACAGTATTATCCGCATCCTCACGGCGGGTATTCCGGTGATGGGGCACCTAGGGCTTACCCCCCAGAGCATCTACAAGTTTGGCACCTACACCGTGCGCGCCAAAGAAGAAGCCGAAGCCCAGAAATTGCTCGAAGACGCCAAGCTGCTCGAAGAGCTGGGCTGCTTTGCCCTGGTGCTCGAAAAGATTCCGTCGGCCCTGGCCAGGCAGGTAGCCGAGCAGCTTACCATCCCCGTTATCGGTATTGGGGCCGGCCCCGATGTTGACGGGCAGGTGCTGGTGGTGCACGATATGCTGGGCATCACGCAGGAGTTTAAGCCGCGCTTTTTGCGCCGTTACGCCGAGCTCGGCGACTTGATGCATCAGGCCGTAACGCAGTACATCGACGACGTGAAGAGCCGCGACTTCCCGAACGAAAAAGAAGCTTACTAA
- a CDS encoding putative LPS assembly protein LptD, which yields MLCSVGLPAAWAQQRPGRTTPAAIRPDTIRRTLDTVRVVTRKGDIETTVKYQAKDSIRFNVQEKKATLYDKANVDYGTMSLKAGVITVDYSQNLLTAEGLKDSTGRVRDKPVFKDAAETYQAGRIAYNFKTRKGKISEAITQQGEGYIHAEVVKKNELNEIYGLRGRYTTCNLEHPHFFINASKMKVVPRKQVVTGPFNLVIGDIPTPLGFLFGYFPSPGKSRASGFIIPTFGQAIDRGFYLTNGGYYWAINQYLGLRVTGNVYSGSGVAFGGWGVNTDLTYRKRYRYDGRLDFSYSRRPAGQLLRSESVNTDPNIRRNFKPRTFWLSWTHTPTPRPGGGRFSANVRTGSPEFNQQNTLDVRNYLTPAFNSTISYQKQLRNLPINYSVQAAQDLNTITGTVNLTLPDVTLGVQRQNLYRLFGLPTRGAIYEQFAVAYQMTGQNRLTNVEQARVLEAGIPLLGGQAQSRNIPVRFDNLRPFLRNAQSAVQHRFDVTLGQFTVLKHFSFTPTVNYGQTWFNKRLEYEYVPQARAVRIDTVRGFNVVHNLSYGASLSTNLYGTLNFKPGGKIQAIRHRLAPSVNFTGSPNYQGSRRLVDNTTLGDLRNTTGELYGVRNFSRYAGFPFSVPSGGRVSQVSFGLQNQVEMKVRNKQDTTGNQPYKKVSLIDGFDLSTGYNFAASEFQLAPLSTSFRTQVAQKLNLLLSSSFNFYQRDSTGRLIDRYLFESKRLARLDNASAQLTYQFDSNRRPGQPGSRQQRVAPTNDPVLGNPNQPDSYVDYLDFSIPWTLNASLGALYQDPGPRLGRANQPRPRAWATVAMTVSGEIKLTDKMRLSYNSGYDFVSNKITLTQLNFFRDLHCWQITGTWTPVGQIQGFSVSIGAKSALLQDLKLNRNRTFPNR from the coding sequence ATGCTCTGTTCGGTGGGCTTACCGGCGGCGTGGGCGCAGCAACGCCCCGGCCGCACTACGCCCGCTGCCATCCGGCCCGACACCATCCGCCGCACCCTCGACACCGTGCGCGTAGTTACCCGCAAGGGCGATATCGAAACGACCGTAAAGTACCAGGCCAAAGACTCCATCCGCTTTAATGTGCAGGAGAAAAAGGCTACCCTTTACGACAAGGCCAACGTGGACTACGGCACCATGTCGCTGAAAGCCGGCGTTATCACCGTCGATTACAGCCAAAACCTGCTGACGGCCGAGGGGTTGAAAGACTCCACGGGCCGCGTGCGCGACAAGCCGGTATTCAAGGATGCTGCCGAAACCTACCAGGCCGGCCGCATTGCCTACAACTTCAAAACCCGCAAAGGCAAAATATCGGAGGCCATAACCCAGCAGGGCGAAGGCTACATCCATGCCGAGGTGGTGAAGAAAAACGAGCTGAACGAGATTTACGGCCTGCGCGGCCGCTACACCACGTGTAATCTAGAGCACCCACACTTCTTCATCAATGCCAGCAAAATGAAGGTGGTGCCGCGCAAGCAGGTGGTTACGGGCCCGTTCAACTTGGTCATCGGCGACATTCCTACGCCCTTGGGCTTCTTGTTTGGCTACTTCCCCAGCCCGGGCAAAAGCCGGGCTTCGGGTTTCATCATTCCTACTTTCGGGCAAGCCATCGACCGCGGCTTTTACCTCACCAACGGTGGCTACTACTGGGCCATCAATCAGTACCTAGGGCTGCGCGTAACGGGCAACGTGTACTCGGGTAGCGGCGTGGCGTTTGGGGGCTGGGGCGTAAATACCGACCTGACCTACCGCAAGCGCTACCGCTACGACGGCCGCCTCGATTTTAGCTACTCGCGCCGGCCAGCCGGGCAGCTGCTGCGCTCCGAGTCGGTAAACACCGACCCCAACATCCGGCGCAACTTCAAGCCGCGCACCTTCTGGCTCTCGTGGACGCACACGCCCACGCCGCGGCCGGGCGGGGGCCGCTTTTCGGCCAACGTGCGCACGGGCAGCCCCGAGTTCAACCAGCAAAACACGCTCGACGTGCGCAATTACCTCACGCCGGCGTTCAACTCTACCATTAGCTACCAGAAGCAGCTGCGCAACCTGCCCATTAACTACTCGGTGCAGGCCGCGCAGGACCTGAACACCATTACCGGCACCGTAAACCTCACGCTGCCCGATGTAACGCTGGGGGTGCAACGCCAGAACCTGTACCGCTTGTTTGGTTTGCCCACGCGCGGGGCCATTTACGAGCAGTTTGCGGTGGCCTACCAGATGACGGGGCAAAACCGCCTGACCAACGTGGAGCAGGCCCGCGTGCTCGAAGCCGGCATCCCGCTGCTGGGCGGCCAGGCGCAGTCGCGCAATATTCCGGTGCGTTTCGATAACCTGCGGCCTTTTCTGCGCAATGCCCAATCGGCGGTGCAGCACCGTTTCGACGTAACCCTAGGTCAGTTTACGGTGCTGAAGCACTTCTCCTTCACTCCTACCGTCAACTACGGCCAAACGTGGTTTAACAAGCGGCTCGAATACGAGTACGTGCCGCAGGCGCGGGCCGTGCGCATCGATACGGTGCGCGGCTTCAACGTGGTGCACAACCTGTCGTACGGAGCTTCGCTTTCTACCAACCTCTACGGCACCCTCAACTTCAAGCCGGGCGGTAAAATCCAGGCTATTCGGCACCGCCTGGCCCCCAGCGTCAACTTTACCGGCTCGCCCAACTACCAAGGCAGCCGACGCCTTGTCGACAACACTACCCTAGGGGACTTGCGCAACACCACGGGCGAGCTGTACGGGGTGCGCAACTTCTCGCGCTACGCGGGCTTTCCGTTTTCGGTGCCGTCGGGCGGGCGCGTAAGCCAGGTAAGCTTCGGCCTGCAGAACCAGGTAGAAATGAAGGTGCGCAACAAGCAGGATACCACCGGCAACCAGCCCTACAAAAAGGTAAGCCTGATCGACGGGTTTGACTTAAGCACCGGCTACAACTTTGCGGCCTCGGAATTCCAGTTGGCCCCTCTGTCGACCAGCTTCCGCACGCAGGTAGCCCAAAAGCTGAATCTGCTGCTGTCCTCGTCGTTTAACTTTTACCAGCGCGACTCTACGGGCCGCCTCATCGACCGGTACTTGTTTGAAAGCAAGCGCCTGGCCCGCCTCGACAATGCTTCGGCCCAGCTGACTTATCAGTTCGACAGCAACCGCCGCCCGGGGCAGCCCGGCAGCCGCCAGCAGCGCGTGGCCCCCACCAACGACCCGGTATTGGGCAACCCCAACCAGCCCGATTCCTACGTCGATTACCTCGACTTCAGCATTCCCTGGACGCTGAACGCCTCGCTGGGTGCCTTGTACCAGGACCCCGGCCCTAGGTTGGGGCGGGCCAACCAGCCGCGGCCACGTGCCTGGGCTACCGTGGCCATGACGGTAAGCGGCGAAATCAAGCTGACCGACAAAATGCGCCTGAGCTACAACTCGGGCTACGATTTCGTGTCGAACAAAATCACCCTCACGCAGCTCAACTTCTTCCGCGATTTGCACTGCTGGCAGATTACGGGCACCTGGACGCCCGTGGGCCAGATTCAGGGCTTCAGCGTGAGCATCGGGGCCAAATCGGCCCTGTTGCAGGATTTGAAGCTCAACCGCAACCGTACGTTCCCGAATCGGTAG
- a CDS encoding N-acetylmuramoyl-L-alanine amidase family protein — MPGQPTDTTRTPGSANVFRLRTVVLDAGHGGKDRGCAGQSAREADVALKIVLELGRQIEENMPEVRVIYTRKTDEFVELADRAGIANKHNADLFISVHCNAGPTVARGTEVWTMGAHKTEANLATAKRENAVILQEDNYKERYAGFDPSSPQSHILFSLYQSAHIDNSLRFAAKVDHEFRTSVGRPSRGVKQAGFLVLWKSTMPSVLIEAGFLTNPAEERYLNDKANQTYMASGIYRAFRKYKQELEASSAGN, encoded by the coding sequence GTGCCTGGCCAGCCAACTGATACGACCCGAACCCCAGGTTCGGCTAACGTTTTTCGGCTGCGTACGGTGGTGCTCGATGCCGGCCACGGTGGCAAAGACCGGGGCTGCGCCGGCCAATCGGCCCGCGAGGCCGATGTAGCCCTGAAAATTGTGTTGGAGCTGGGTCGGCAGATCGAAGAAAACATGCCGGAGGTGCGGGTGATTTACACGCGCAAAACCGACGAGTTTGTGGAGCTGGCCGACCGCGCCGGCATTGCCAACAAGCACAACGCCGACCTGTTCATCTCGGTGCACTGCAACGCCGGCCCCACGGTAGCGCGCGGCACCGAGGTCTGGACGATGGGCGCGCACAAAACCGAAGCCAACCTGGCCACGGCCAAGCGCGAAAACGCCGTAATTCTGCAAGAAGACAACTACAAGGAGCGCTACGCCGGCTTCGACCCCAGCTCGCCGCAAAGCCACATCCTGTTTTCGCTCTACCAAAGCGCCCACATCGATAATAGCCTGCGCTTCGCGGCCAAAGTCGACCACGAATTTCGCACCTCGGTGGGGCGGCCTTCGCGGGGCGTAAAGCAGGCGGGCTTTCTGGTACTCTGGAAATCCACGATGCCGTCGGTACTCATCGAGGCCGGCTTTCTCACCAACCCGGCTGAGGAACGATATCTGAACGATAAAGCCAATCAGACGTATATGGCCTCGGGTATCTACCGGGCGTTCCGCAAGTACAAGCAAGAGCTCGAAGCGAGCAGCGCCGGCAATTAA
- a CDS encoding MlaD family protein: MSKEAKVALLAVVALVALFIGFRFLKGSNVFSNDRTFYATYDNVDGLNLSAPVMLNGIQVGQVKNLELQPEKGNQIRVAIEIQERVEVGDSTVASLSGSLLGSKTITLLQGRNTKVYEGGQELRSYHAASLTDAFQAKALPVLGTVDSTLIKVNQFLSKEARLSLQQTLQNTQASTEAMKNLLVMNQRNINQITSNMAELTRSLNVTERKFDRLATNLALITDTLKSAPMAGTVRKLNTTVTEAQAAMKQLNQSLTSTKGSLGKLMNDDSLYTNLNKTAASSNALLVDLKANPKRYVHFSVFGGGSKEKKTKKKTETEQKPDGTVERETKTVTQQAAPVDSAVKP; this comes from the coding sequence GTGTCCAAAGAAGCCAAAGTTGCACTATTGGCCGTGGTTGCCCTCGTGGCACTGTTTATCGGCTTTCGTTTTCTGAAAGGCAGCAACGTATTCTCTAACGACCGCACGTTCTACGCCACCTACGACAACGTCGACGGGCTGAACCTCTCGGCGCCCGTGATGCTGAACGGCATTCAGGTGGGCCAGGTAAAAAACCTGGAGCTGCAGCCCGAAAAAGGCAACCAGATACGCGTAGCCATCGAAATCCAGGAGCGGGTAGAAGTAGGCGACTCCACCGTAGCCAGCCTCTCCGGTTCGCTCCTAGGTTCGAAAACCATTACGCTGCTGCAGGGCCGCAACACCAAAGTGTACGAAGGCGGGCAGGAGCTGCGCTCGTACCACGCGGCCAGCCTCACCGATGCCTTTCAGGCCAAAGCGCTGCCCGTGCTGGGCACCGTGGATAGCACGCTCATCAAGGTAAATCAGTTTCTGAGCAAGGAGGCGCGCCTGAGCCTGCAGCAAACCCTGCAAAACACGCAGGCCTCGACGGAAGCCATGAAAAACCTGCTGGTGATGAACCAGCGCAACATCAACCAGATTACCAGCAACATGGCCGAGCTCACCCGCTCGCTGAACGTGACGGAGCGCAAGTTCGACCGGCTGGCTACCAACCTGGCCCTGATTACCGACACGTTGAAGTCGGCCCCCATGGCGGGCACCGTGCGCAAGCTGAACACCACCGTAACGGAGGCGCAGGCCGCCATGAAGCAGCTGAACCAGTCGCTGACCAGCACCAAAGGCTCCCTGGGTAAGCTGATGAACGACGACTCGCTCTACACCAACCTCAACAAAACGGCCGCCAGCTCCAACGCCCTGCTCGTCGACCTGAAAGCCAACCCCAAGCGCTACGTGCACTTCTCGGTGTTTGGCGGGGGGAGCAAGGAGAAAAAGACGAAGAAGAAAACCGAAACCGAGCAAAAGCCCGACGGCACCGTGGAGCGCGAAACCAAAACCGTGACGCAGCAAGCCGCCCCGGTTGATTCGGCCGTGAAGCCCTAG
- a CDS encoding acyl-CoA carboxylase subunit beta: MNLEFNKNEDSNKQHVFQLSQRLKKVHLGGGEKRIAAHKAKGKLTARERIQYLIDEGSATVEIGAFAGEGMYPEEGGCPSGGVVVVIGYVQGRQCVIVANDATVKAGAWFPITAKKNLRAQEISIENKLPIIYLVDSAGVYLPMQDEIFPDKEHFGRIFRNNAVMSSMGIVQIAAIMGPCVAGGAYLPIMSDEAMIVDGTGSVFLAGSYLVKSAIGESIDNETLGGATTHSEISGVTDYKFANDQECLDHIRNIFDKMGATPSAGFDRKTPAAPAGNPKEIYGLLPSDRVKPYDMMDIIKRLVDNSEFEPYKDLYGQSLICGLARIDGWAVGIVANQRKIVKTKKGAMQMGGVIYSDSADKAARFIMNCNQKRIPLVFLHDVSGFMVGSQSEHGGIIKDGAKMVNAMSNSVVPKFSVIVGNSYGAGNYAMCGKAYDPRLIVAWPSAQLAVMSGAAAANTLLQIQVAAAEAKGEKLTDEVKKEMFDKIKARYDEQLSPYYAAARLWVDAVIDPLETRKVISEGIRMANHAPIEKPYNVGVIQV, translated from the coding sequence ATTAACCTGGAGTTCAACAAGAACGAGGACAGCAACAAGCAGCACGTGTTTCAGCTGAGCCAGCGCCTGAAAAAGGTGCACCTAGGCGGCGGCGAAAAGCGCATTGCCGCCCACAAAGCCAAAGGCAAGCTCACGGCCCGCGAGCGTATCCAATACCTCATCGACGAGGGCTCGGCTACGGTGGAGATTGGTGCCTTTGCCGGCGAAGGCATGTACCCCGAGGAGGGCGGCTGCCCCTCGGGCGGCGTGGTGGTGGTAATTGGCTACGTGCAGGGCCGCCAGTGCGTGATTGTGGCCAACGATGCCACCGTGAAGGCCGGCGCGTGGTTCCCCATCACGGCCAAGAAAAACCTGCGCGCCCAGGAAATCAGCATCGAGAACAAGCTGCCGATTATTTACCTCGTCGACTCGGCCGGTGTGTACCTGCCCATGCAGGACGAAATCTTCCCCGATAAGGAGCACTTCGGCCGCATCTTCCGCAACAACGCCGTGATGTCGTCGATGGGCATCGTGCAGATTGCCGCCATCATGGGCCCGTGCGTGGCCGGCGGGGCCTACCTGCCCATCATGTCCGACGAGGCCATGATTGTGGACGGCACCGGCTCGGTGTTCCTGGCGGGTTCGTACCTCGTGAAATCGGCCATCGGCGAGAGCATCGACAACGAAACCCTAGGTGGCGCTACCACCCACTCCGAGATTTCGGGCGTGACGGACTACAAGTTCGCCAACGACCAAGAGTGCCTCGACCACATCCGCAACATCTTCGACAAGATGGGGGCCACGCCCTCGGCTGGCTTCGACCGCAAAACGCCCGCCGCCCCGGCCGGAAACCCCAAGGAGATCTACGGCCTGCTGCCGTCGGACCGCGTGAAGCCCTACGACATGATGGACATCATCAAGCGTTTGGTGGATAACTCGGAGTTCGAGCCCTACAAGGACCTCTACGGCCAGTCGCTCATTTGCGGGCTGGCGCGCATCGATGGCTGGGCCGTGGGCATTGTGGCCAACCAGCGCAAAATCGTGAAGACGAAAAAGGGCGCCATGCAAATGGGTGGCGTTATCTACTCCGACTCGGCCGATAAGGCAGCGCGCTTCATCATGAACTGCAACCAGAAGCGCATTCCGCTGGTGTTCCTGCACGATGTGTCGGGCTTCATGGTGGGCTCGCAGTCGGAGCACGGCGGCATTATCAAGGACGGCGCCAAAATGGTAAATGCCATGTCGAACTCGGTGGTGCCCAAGTTCTCGGTGATTGTGGGCAACAGCTACGGCGCCGGCAACTACGCCATGTGCGGCAAAGCCTACGACCCGCGCCTGATTGTGGCCTGGCCCTCGGCCCAGCTGGCCGTAATGAGCGGCGCGGCGGCCGCCAACACGCTGCTGCAAATACAAGTAGCCGCCGCCGAAGCCAAAGGCGAAAAGCTAACCGACGAGGTGAAGAAGGAGATGTTTGACAAGATTAAGGCTCGCTACGACGAGCAGCTTTCGCCCTACTATGCCGCCGCCCGCCTGTGGGTTGATGCCGTGATTGACCCGCTGGAAACCCGCAAGGTTATTTCGGAGGGTATCCGGATGGCCAACCATGCGCCGATTGAAAAGCCCTATAACGTAGGTGTAATCCAGGTGTGA